A genome region from Pseudoalteromonas tetraodonis includes the following:
- the secB gene encoding protein-export chaperone SecB gives MNEQNQNAAAEADAGAQFTIQRIYTKDVSFETPNSPAIFQKEWAPEVKLDLDTRSNKLDEGVYEVVLALTVTASIGEETAFLCEIQQAGIFTIADVEEMQLAHMLGAFCPNVLFPYAREAVSNLVNRGTFPQLNLAPVNFDALFAQYMQQRTAQAEQATADA, from the coding sequence ATGAACGAACAAAATCAAAACGCAGCAGCAGAAGCTGATGCAGGTGCACAGTTTACTATCCAACGTATTTACACTAAAGATGTATCGTTTGAAACGCCAAATTCGCCAGCTATTTTTCAAAAAGAGTGGGCTCCAGAAGTAAAATTAGATTTAGATACACGCTCTAACAAACTTGATGAAGGTGTTTACGAAGTAGTGCTTGCACTAACTGTAACGGCATCTATCGGTGAAGAAACTGCGTTTTTATGTGAAATTCAACAAGCAGGTATCTTTACGATTGCTGACGTTGAAGAAATGCAATTAGCGCACATGCTAGGTGCATTTTGCCCTAACGTGTTATTCCCGTATGCACGTGAAGCGGTATCTAACTTAGTAAATCGTGGTACGTTCCCACAACTTAATCTTGCGCCAGTTAACTTTGACGCATTATTTGCACAGTACATGCAGCAACGCACAGCGCAAGCTGAGCAGGCTACAGCAGACGCTTAA
- a CDS encoding rhodanese-like domain-containing protein, with product MDQYIEFVSNHPILSLAWVAIAFLIISGAIKSKFSAIRQINPQQLTLLINREDGQVVDMRGQKEFKTGHIAGAVHLNPEKAKESDFSTLEKYKSKPIIVVCAAGMTASGVATAMHKAGYEQVYVLSGGMGAWQSASLPTTSGR from the coding sequence ATGGATCAATATATTGAATTTGTCTCAAACCATCCAATTCTAAGCCTAGCTTGGGTTGCGATTGCGTTTCTTATTATTAGTGGCGCAATAAAAAGTAAATTTTCAGCAATTCGTCAAATCAATCCTCAGCAGTTAACGTTACTTATTAACCGCGAAGACGGCCAGGTTGTTGATATGCGTGGGCAAAAAGAGTTTAAAACCGGCCATATTGCCGGTGCTGTGCACTTAAACCCAGAAAAAGCTAAAGAATCTGATTTCTCAACCCTTGAAAAGTATAAGAGCAAACCCATTATAGTGGTATGTGCTGCAGGCATGACTGCCTCAGGTGTTGCAACCGCAATGCATAAAGCAGGCTATGAACAAGTTTATGTTTTATCTGGCGGTATGGGTGCGTGGCAATCAGCAAGTCTGCCAACAACAAGCGGTCGCTAA
- the grxC gene encoding glutaredoxin 3 has protein sequence MSNVVLYTKGYCPFCHRALALLDSKGVKYTNIDIGVQPELRDEMIAKAGGASTVPQIFINDEHIGGCDDMMALEAQGHLDAKLSA, from the coding sequence ATGAGTAACGTTGTTTTATACACCAAAGGATATTGTCCTTTTTGTCATCGCGCATTAGCGCTGTTAGACAGTAAAGGTGTAAAATACACAAATATTGATATTGGCGTTCAGCCAGAGCTTCGCGATGAAATGATCGCCAAAGCCGGTGGCGCAAGCACGGTTCCACAAATTTTTATCAACGATGAACACATCGGTGGCTGTGACGACATGATGGCACTAGAAGCGCAAGGTCACCTTGATGCTAAGCTCAGTGCTTAA
- a CDS encoding cation diffusion facilitator family transporter yields MIMVSLMIATKAWAWLASGSASMLGSLTDSLMDITATLMSFLVLSYALRPADDDHRFGHGKAEALAGLGQAAFIAGSGCLLMFHGIERLINPVELSHSLLGVWVSIFAIACTLVIVFVQNKVVKHTESIAIKADSVHYKGDLILNAAVLLAILLAYYGVLYADPLFAIGVAGYLLYNSWDIATESASHLMDKELPDEEKQSIFEIARNHNDVYGVHGIRTRQGGKVKFIQLHLELDDNLPLIRAHKVADEVELMITQQFESEVDILIHLDPLSLSS; encoded by the coding sequence ATGATTATGGTCAGCCTAATGATTGCGACCAAAGCATGGGCGTGGCTTGCGTCGGGTTCGGCGTCGATGCTTGGCTCACTCACTGATTCATTAATGGATATTACCGCGACGCTAATGAGCTTTTTAGTTTTATCGTATGCACTGCGTCCTGCGGATGATGACCACCGGTTTGGTCACGGTAAAGCGGAGGCGCTTGCAGGGTTAGGCCAAGCCGCATTTATTGCGGGCTCGGGCTGTTTATTAATGTTTCACGGTATCGAGCGATTAATAAACCCAGTAGAGCTTTCGCACTCATTATTAGGTGTATGGGTGAGTATTTTTGCCATTGCTTGTACTTTGGTAATTGTATTTGTGCAAAATAAAGTCGTGAAGCACACAGAATCAATCGCTATAAAAGCCGACTCCGTTCACTACAAGGGCGATTTAATTTTAAATGCGGCGGTATTGCTTGCTATTTTACTCGCCTATTATGGCGTACTGTATGCCGACCCATTGTTTGCTATCGGTGTGGCAGGTTATTTATTGTATAACAGTTGGGATATAGCAACCGAAAGTGCCTCGCATTTAATGGACAAAGAGCTACCCGATGAAGAAAAGCAAAGTATTTTTGAAATAGCGCGTAACCATAATGATGTTTATGGGGTGCACGGTATTCGCACTCGACAGGGCGGTAAAGTTAAGTTTATTCAACTGCATTTAGAGCTTGATGACAATTTACCGCTTATTCGTGCCCATAAAGTGGCAGATGAAGTGGAGCTGATGATCACTCAGCAATTTGAATCTGAAGTTGATATTTTGATTCACCTAGATCCGCTGTCGCTTAGTAGTTAA
- the trmL gene encoding tRNA (uridine(34)/cytosine(34)/5-carboxymethylaminomethyluridine(34)-2'-O)-methyltransferase TrmL encodes MLDIVLYQPEIPPNTGNIIRLCANTGYSLHLIEPLGFEWDDKRVKRAGLDYHEFSHVQRHASFDAYLEKCQPKKVYACTTKGSQFHHQAQYEAGDCLVFGPETRGLPDDMIQALPNEQRVRIPMQADSRSMNLSNAVAVFVYESWRQLGFVNAQ; translated from the coding sequence GTGCTGGATATTGTTTTATACCAACCTGAAATTCCGCCTAACACCGGGAATATCATTCGTTTATGTGCCAATACTGGCTATTCATTGCATTTAATTGAACCGTTAGGGTTTGAGTGGGATGACAAACGTGTAAAACGCGCTGGACTTGACTATCACGAATTTAGCCATGTACAACGCCATGCCTCATTTGATGCTTACTTAGAAAAGTGCCAACCTAAAAAAGTGTATGCTTGCACCACTAAAGGTAGCCAATTTCATCACCAAGCACAGTATGAAGCGGGTGATTGCTTAGTATTCGGACCAGAAACCCGAGGCTTACCTGATGACATGATTCAAGCACTGCCAAACGAGCAACGCGTGCGTATACCTATGCAAGCCGATAGTCGCAGTATGAATCTGTCTAATGCAGTAGCTGTGTTTGTGTATGAATCTTGGCGCCAGCTTGGCTTTGTAAACGCGCAGTAA
- the gpsA gene encoding NAD(P)H-dependent glycerol-3-phosphate dehydrogenase — MNTATSAVTVLGAGSYGTALAICLARNGHKVTLWGRNSQDVATLAAERKNQRYLPDIPFPDTLILEADLQRATQSSDIVLVVVPSHAFADTLKQIKPALRPNAKIAWATKGLEPNTGRLLQEVAVQELGEEVPLAVLSGPTFAKEMAMGSPTAISVSSTSSAFAKQIADLLHCGRSFRVYNNDDFIGIQLGGAVKNVIAIGAGISDGVGFGANARTALITRGLAELSRLGCALGAKPETFMGMAGLGDLILTCTDNQSRNRRFGLALGKGESVDDAIASIGQVVEGFRNTKEVYLLAQRAGVEMPITEQIYKVLYENKDMKAAAMALLGREQKSE; from the coding sequence ATGAATACAGCCACATCAGCTGTTACTGTTTTAGGGGCGGGGTCGTATGGCACCGCCCTTGCTATTTGTTTAGCCCGAAATGGTCACAAAGTGACTTTATGGGGACGCAATAGCCAAGACGTTGCGACGCTTGCAGCTGAGCGAAAAAATCAACGTTACTTACCTGATATTCCTTTTCCTGACACCTTAATCCTTGAAGCAGATTTACAGCGTGCAACGCAAAGTAGCGATATTGTTTTGGTTGTTGTGCCAAGCCACGCATTTGCTGACACATTAAAGCAAATCAAACCTGCTTTGCGCCCAAATGCAAAAATAGCATGGGCCACCAAAGGACTAGAGCCAAATACTGGGCGTTTGTTACAAGAAGTAGCAGTGCAAGAGCTAGGTGAAGAGGTGCCATTAGCGGTGCTTTCAGGGCCAACCTTTGCCAAAGAAATGGCGATGGGATCACCAACTGCAATTTCGGTGTCATCAACATCATCGGCATTTGCTAAACAAATAGCCGATTTATTGCATTGCGGGCGCTCGTTTAGGGTGTATAACAATGATGATTTTATTGGTATACAGCTAGGTGGTGCGGTTAAAAACGTGATTGCCATTGGTGCGGGAATTTCTGATGGAGTGGGGTTTGGTGCAAATGCTCGTACCGCGCTTATTACTCGTGGTTTAGCAGAGTTGTCGCGTTTAGGGTGTGCACTAGGTGCAAAACCTGAAACCTTTATGGGTATGGCCGGGTTAGGTGATTTAATTCTGACCTGTACCGATAACCAATCGCGCAATCGCCGTTTTGGTTTAGCCTTAGGCAAAGGTGAGAGTGTTGATGATGCCATTGCATCAATCGGCCAAGTAGTTGAAGGCTTTAGAAATACCAAAGAAGTGTACTTACTAGCTCAACGCGCTGGTGTGGAAATGCCAATTACCGAGCAAATATACAAAGTACTCTATGAAAATAAAGACATGAAAGCAGCTGCTATGGCGTTATTAGGTCGTGAACAAAAGTCAGAATAA